One Intestinimonas butyriciproducens genomic window, TCGAATGGCCGCGCAGGCTGTGAACAGCAGTTTTTGGCGGTTCTCTCCTTCATAGAGCAGGAGATGGGAGGCTTTTTCCACCAGGGCCCGCTCGATATCCAGTGGGAATGGCGCTTTGTCCACCCGGCAGGCCACCAGCCGCTGCATCTGCTGCTTCAAGATGCGGTCATCAATTTCTGCTTTTCCGTTTCGGGGTGTCCCGAAGGCCCAGCTGACAATTTGGAACAACGAAGGTGACTGGATCCCATAGGGACCGTTTTCCCAACAGCAGGAGACCTCCCAGTCGTGCAGCCGGTCCAGAAAATCGGAGGCCAGCAGTTCGTTGTAGTAGGTGACGGCCAGACGGCCTGTGGTGGCCGCGTCGAAAGCGGCGATCACTACGCCCGCAGGCGGGCGCAGGTCCTCTTTCCAACCGGAGAGAGCCTCCCACAGTTGCTTTTGATACTGGCTGGGAGTGGCCGCCCGCTGAACGTTTCCTCCACCTTTGCGGCCCATGGGGCCTGTCACCTTGGGAATTTGGATGCCCTGGGGACTCCAGCAAACAAAGGTCCGCCCGCCAAAAGAGACGCTCTGGTTGGCCACCAGCCACCGCAAGGCGTTGTGGGCCTTCTGGGATGCGGTATAGCCTACCGTCGCGGCCTGCGCCGCATCGTCGAACCGTCCCCGGTATGTGAAGCCGCTGGAGTCGTTGGCGGAGATCAGCTTGGCGTTTCCGTTGATGGGGATAATCCCTTTTGGATGCTGTCCGGCGGGAGCTTCCATTTCGCCGGAAACCATGCACAGTGCGGGCGGCGTGTCCGCCCGTTTCGCGGCGGTGTAGTCGATAAATGCTTTCATAAGCGTCTGGTCTGTCCAGCAAGGTCCGTTGAGTTTTTCCCCTAAGCCGTTGACCTCCCAGCAGACCATCGCTTTCTCTTCGGCAGTAATACCCGCCTGACTCAAATCTGCCAAAATGGTTCTATCCTGCACATAATTTAAGATGGCGTGCAGTTTTGGATGGGAAAAGGGTGAATTGACCCATGCGGACAGCTGTGACACATAGTGGCTGTACTCCACTTGGTTTTGGGGCAGCAGATACCGCAGGTAATCGCATAAGGGGTGGGGAAGTTCAGCAGCCTTGACCGTTCGTCCTGCTGATTCTTCCGTTGCGGGAATGATAATTTTGGGGACGTCCTTCTCTAACGCCTGAGCGGTGATAAAGTTTCCGTTCTGATCCAAAGTGATTTTGATTTGCGGCCGCGCCATCATGTGGGAGATTGGTGCCAGCGGCTCCTTTTCTTTCTCATACATGATTCCAACCCGGCCGGCCATCGCATCGTAGGTCTCACAGGCCTTTTGCAAAAGCCCCATCACTCCACCTCCCCAAATTCCCGCAGACCGGAGAAGTTTTCCATATCAATCCCAAAGGGTTTCATTTCCATCTTGCGCAGAGGCTTGGTGAGCGGACAGTCCTCCGGACGGGGGAAGGTGATAACTCCCTGCTTCATCACCGGATACCAAAACCGTGCAGTCATTTTTCCCTGGGTCTCGGTGGAGTAGGCCTCGTCAGCATAGGTGATACCGTGATACATCAGACCGAAACTCAACTCCGGCAGCTTGTCATAGGCGCTTGGCTCTTCTCCAAATACACAGGGCTCCACATATCCCTGGCACTCCCTGGCCCCCAGGAAGATATCCCGACGGCCGCCTTTTTCGATCATCCGTTTGGCGATATTGTGGTGCTTGTTCTCACTGCGGTCCTGAGCAAGCTCCGGGCGGTTCTCGTTCCACTCAAAATGGGCCCGTATCTGATAACGGCAGTTTTTCAAATAGGTGTAGTAGGACAGGTCGTTTTTGCCGTCCTGGTAGTGGATGGGCCGGATACCCTTTACCTCGGTTTGAATCTGGTTCATGACCCGGACCGCGTCAATGTACCAGATCAGTGTTGGTTTCCAGTACACAGAGGACAAAATGCCTTTCAATGCTTCATAGGTAGGCACCTGATAGCTGCATTTCTCCCCGCCCACCCGCATGATCGGGTCGGAGAAGAGGCCATAATCCCCTGTGACCTGAAACTCCACAATATTTGGGTGCCGCATCGTATCACCTCCACAAGAATTCAAGATTTGATTCACCCATAGAAAAGCCGGTCTCCGCACTGTAATGTCCGCTGAGTCCCAGCGCACCGCCCTGGAGGGGAATCAGGCTGTGCTCCTCGTTCAGACGGTCAATTTGATATTGGTACAGTGAGACGGTATAGGGCTTTGCCGCCTCCAAAAGAGAGCGCAGATAAAACGGGTCCCGTTGGGCTTTTTCACTGCATAAACCGGAAATGAGCGCTTCGCTTTCTTTGTAGGGGACTACCACGTCCGTGGTGTTTTCCTCAAAAACTTCAAAAAGGGTTCCGGCCAGCCGGAATGCCTGATTGAAATAATAAGGGTGCTCCTGAGCGTATTGGCCGTTCAGCGACAGAAGGGAAAACAGTGAGGGGCGGTCTTTTACACAGTAGTCATGGTGCCCCGCCGGTTCCCGGCGATACAGCGCCCGGTAATAGTATTCGATGGAAGCATCAGAATCCAAACGGTGCTGAAACTGTTCCGGGCGAGCTGCAAATTCCGCGATGAGTTCTTGGGTGGCGTCTTTGCCCAGCTGGATGTCTGGCAAATGGGAGAGGTTCTCCTGCTGGCACTCTACCAGATAGACCGGAGCCAGGACACCGGGCCTGGCCTCGCCGTTGCGGTTGCAGCGGCCCGCTGCCTGGACCACGCTGTCCATCCCGGCGGACAGGCGGATCACACAACCGAAGGAGATGTCCACCCCGGCCTCAATGACCTGGGTAGAGACACAGACTGTTTTTTGACTACTCTGCCCCAGAGCGCTTTTCAGCTTGTTCAGCGTGTCCCTCCGATGGGTCACGCACATAGCGGCAGAAAGGGAAAACAGAGCGAAGCTCTTGTCCTTCAGGAGACTATACAGATGTTCTGATTGATTCTTCTTGTTGCAGACAATCAGCAAACTATCGACATGCTCCAGCTTTTTTACGGCAAAATCAGCGATCTGTTCCAAGGACATTGATCCGACACTTTGAATATCTGTTCGCTGGAATACTTGCCAAAGAGCGGGATTGTATGGGACAATATCACGGATCGGGCCATGGATTGGATGCTCGATCTGCTCCGTACAGGGTTGGGTGGCGGAACAGAGAACCACTGTAACTCCGCAAATCTCCGCTAAAAAGTTAACCGCCAGAGAAAACAGAGACAACATTTTGCTGGGAACTGTCTGCACCTCATCGATGACGATAACGCTGTTACAAAGAGAATGAAACCGCCGGATACAAGTGGTTTTTCCAGAGAATAGGGTATTCAGCAGTTGAACCAGAGTAGTGATGATGACAGGGGCCTCCCAAGTCTCGGTAAGAAGTTCTCGCTTGTCCAGTTGCTCACTGTTTTCCTCTGTGCGAACCAGATTGGAGTGATGCTCCAAAATCAGGCTGTCGTCCTGAATATATTTTCTAATCTCCTTTGCGTTCTGATCCAAGATGCTGAGCAGGGGAGAGGTGAAGATGATACGCTGCTTTCGATGCCGGCGGGCGTGGGCGAGAGCAAATCGGAGGCTGGACAAGGTCTTGCCGCCGCCGGTTGGTACATTTAGACGGAATACGCCGCCGGGCTGTTCCGCCGCCTGTCCGCATTGGTTCGAGATTGTGCGTCGGGCCTGGTCAATGGGAGTTTTTGAGGGCAGCGTGTTCAGCTTTTCCTCTGTCTGTGTCAAAAGAGTGAACCACATCTGTTCCAGCTCCTCGCCGCTTCGGGCAGGAGGGAACACGACACCATTCATGGAGATTGCCGTATCCCGTCGGTCTCCCTCAATCACTGCGGAGAGCAGCAGGCGGGCGAGGAGCCCGGAGTAAAACGCTGTTTCCTGGTCATAACGTTCATCGCTGGCTTCCTCTCCAGTCATGGCGCAGATGTATTCCAGGACCGGTGTTAACTCTTTCAGGGCGGTTTGAAACCGTTGGTCAAGCTCCTCTTGGTTGATGCAGAAACGGAAAAAGTTATCCTTTGCCTCTTCATAGCCGATCTCTTTCTTAGTCAGTCGGTGCCGAAAACCGTTTTTTTGTTGGTCATCCACACAATCAAACAGACCGCCATGATGCCCGCCGACGGCTAAGGCCAACAGTTCAGCGGCGATGTCTGCCAGATCCTCTGGCGGCTCATGGTGATATCGCTCCAGAAGAAGACGTACTCCAGCGAAGGTGTGATTCACCGAGCCGCGTGTGCCAGCTCCATCCTTTATGTAGTCTTGGAACTGCTCTGAGTATTTTCCGAGATCATGCAACAGCCCCACCGCCTCCCCAGCGGCGGAGAGGCCAACGGGCTCCAGTGCCGCTGCCGCATATCTTGCGGTATTATGGCAGTGTTCACTGACCGATTGGACGGCGATTATTTTGTCAGATGGATCCCTCTGAATGTGTGCCAGGTAGCTTTCCATTGGTCCCACTTCCAAATGCGTGATTTTATTATAAAATACAACATCTGCTGTCCAATAAACTGGACAATCTTTTGCCTCGGAAACAAATTTTAGATAATTGGAGATTGCCTTGATGGCAAAACTTTACCCTAGGGCCTCATTTTTGTCAACGTTTAACTCATCTTTTTCATTGAATATAAAATGGTATTTGCAAAAAAATTTTACGTGATATACTAAATTAGTCTCTGACAGATACAGCAGTTAGAGTGGATTGAAAAAATGAAAAAGAGGGGTTTCCCTAGCAAGACAAGGCGGCGATAGATTTTCTATCGCCGCTATTTTAAGGTAAAACTTGACTTAGGTAAAGAAACTTCAACTATACAAGCCAGGTGTAAAGGGGTAAAATGGGCTTGTATTTCAGGGCGGAGTAAGTTAGGGCGGAATGGAGAGGACCAGGGGCGTAGTATGCCCTCTGCACGGCTCTTGGCGGCTTTGCCGCTTAGAGCCGTGGCGTACCCCTTGTGGGTGCCGCCGGACCGGTTTGACCTGGAAGTAAATAGAGGTAGAATATATTTTTTAGAAAAGATGTACTTCAATGTTAAAACAATATGAAAACCTTTTGCTCCATCTGGACAAACTCCACCGCCACAACCGGCAGGGCAGCTTCAAACCCAGGGAGCGATATATGAGGCGATGAAACGCTTTTGCCGCTTTCTGGCGGAGCGGTACCGCTTTTCTGGACCGGCTCAGATTCCATTTGCGTAATACAGCCCGCGGGCATAAGCTGTTCGTTCCCGACAACCGTTTGACCCACGAGGCGATCAAGGACTTTCAGCGATTCCTGGCAGACAACCGGCCATTGGCCCAGGACCCAGACTCCGACCGGCCTATGACCTTTCACGGGCTGTGGCACACCCGGGCGGCGGAGCGGAGTGGTATCAGGAACGCATCCAAAAGGGGAGGAGCCCCTATCAGGCCAGGAAAGAGGTTGCTAAGCTGCTAGGACATGGCCGGGATGATGTGACCCGTATCTACCTCGCTTCGCTGAAGAAGAAGGGAGGCGATGGGGATGGATAGACGTCCTACCTCCTATGATGACCTTCCCCTGACGCTGTCGGTGAGAGAACTGATGCCAATACTCTCCGTCGGCAGGAATACGGCCTATGAGCTGATACATTCCGGACAGATCAGAAGTGTTAGAATCGGCAGAAGAATCTGTATCCCCAAAGCGGAGGTTCTAAGGTTTTTGAAAAATAACTGAGTAACCCTAGAAATCAAGTGCCATTATATCGCATCCGAACGCCGGATGTGATATAATGGGTTTGTAACAGCGGGTACTCTATCCTGTTGGAAAAGAGTTTTTATGACAGGAAGCCTGCAAATTAAAAAGAATAAATATTGTGCCGTCCTATCTTGGCATGAAGGAGAAAAAGGACAATAAGCGCAGAGCGGAAGCCTTTTTGAAGCAGGAGATGGACAAGCCGGAGAAGATCCAGGACCACCACTTGACCGGGACAAATCAGCCCCTTCCTGCCCTTTATGGAGCAGTGGCTGAACGAGGTGGAGAGGTATTCCATCCGCGTTACGACCTTGGAGCAATATAAGGCGGTGTTCCGCAACGTGATTTCAATATTCCCGACATTTCAGGACGTCACGCTGCGGGGATTGGCCCGAGGTCTGCGGCCTGAGATGGGAGTCGGTAGATTTTGAGAAAGGCACGATCTCCATCTGTCATACTGCGGTGAGCAGCAAGAATGGCGTGATCTATGCCGATGCGACAAAGACACGGAGCAGCTGCCGTACCCTACCGCTGACAGCCTCCATGGCGGAGCATCTGAGATGCGTGCAAAAGAGAAGGCGTTTCTTGGGGCTGCCTATGTGGACAGTAGATATGTGTGCGTGGGTCCGGACGGAGCTCCGCTGACGCCCAATGCGGTCTCTATGCACTTTCGGCGGATGATCCGGAAAAACGGCCTGCCTTACATTCGCTTCCACGGGCTGCGTTACAGCGTAGCCACACTGCTCCATAGCGCTGGACGGGACATTCAGGATATTCAGGGATGGCTGGGCCGCAGTGACATCTCCATCACCGCCAACATCTATTCGCACTTTCTCTACTCAGCAAAGCGGGATATGGCGGATTCCATTGATGCAGCTTTAAGGTAAGGGTTACTGCCACGTTACTGACAGAAAAATCCCGCCTGTTAGAAATCCGTTAGAAATTTTAAGAAAGCAGCCCAAAAAGTTGGACAAAGAAGAAAACACCGTCAAAACCAAGCGGTTTTAACGGTGTTTTCTGGTGGAGACAACAGAACTCGAATCTGTGACCTCTCGCGTGTGAGGCGAGCGCTCTACCAGCTGAGCTATGCCTCCATATGGGGAACGTGTTGGTGACGCGTATGGGAATCGAACCCATGTTACCGCCGTGAAAGGGCGGTGTCTTAGCCGCTTGACCAACGCGCCATGGGGTGCGGTGCAGCTAGTGCTGCATGGTAGCGGCACCTGGATTTGAACCGGGGACACTGCGGGTATGAACCGCATGCTCTAGCCAACTGAGCTATGCCGCCAAATAGGCCCCGACGAACAGGGCAAGAGTTAGTATACCCGATTTGTCCACGGTTGTCAACAAGAAATATCTGATTTTTTAAAATTTTTCCGTCGCCGGGGAGGCCAAATTTTTGGGCCCGCCAGACAGCTCCTTTATTCAGCGGAAACGGCACTCCTGGGACCGCTTTCCAATATCGGGGCAGGCCCTAATCGATCTTGTAGCCCACTCCCCACACTGTTTTGATAAAGCGGGGGTCCCGGGAGGGCTCCCCCATTTTTTCCCTCAGGCGGCGGATATGCACCATTACAGTATTGTTCCGGTCCAGATACTTCTCGCCCCACACCGTCTCGAAGAGACGCTCGGCGGAGATGACCTGCCCCCGGTTTTCGCAGAGCATCCAAAGGATATCAAACTCGATGGGGGTAAGATTCAGCTCCTGGTCATAGAGCGTACATTCATGGGTGCTGCGGTTGATGACCAGACCGTTAAAGTCGATCACATCCCCTGTAGGCGGTTTCTCCGTCCCATTATAGCGGGTGTATCTCCGAAGCTGCGCCTTGACCCGCGCCACCAGCTCCAGCGGATTGAAGGGCTTGGTGATATAGTCGTCGGCCCCGATGGTGAGCCCGGTGATCTTGTCCATATCCGATCCTTTGGCCGTGAGCATGATCACAGGAAAATGGTACTCCTTGCGGATCTCCCCACAAAGGACAAAACCGGACATGTCCGGGAGCATCACATCCAGCACGGCCAGATCCAGGCTCTGCGCCCGGACGCAGGCCAGCGCCTCCGCGGCTGTGCCGCAGGTAAAGACGGTGAATCCCTCGCTTTTGAGATAGACCCCTACCAGGTCCGCGATCTCCGGCTCGTCGTCCACCACCAGGATATTGGCCTCCATATCTCTCACC contains:
- the cas5c gene encoding type I-C CRISPR-associated protein Cas5c, which codes for MRHPNIVEFQVTGDYGLFSDPIMRVGGEKCSYQVPTYEALKGILSSVYWKPTLIWYIDAVRVMNQIQTEVKGIRPIHYQDGKNDLSYYTYLKNCRYQIRAHFEWNENRPELAQDRSENKHHNIAKRMIEKGGRRDIFLGARECQGYVEPCVFGEEPSAYDKLPELSFGLMYHGITYADEAYSTETQGKMTARFWYPVMKQGVITFPRPEDCPLTKPLRKMEMKPFGIDMENFSGLREFGEVE
- a CDS encoding tyrosine-type recombinase/integrase, translating into MRAKEKAFLGAAYVDSRYVCVGPDGAPLTPNAVSMHFRRMIRKNGLPYIRFHGLRYSVATLLHSAGRDIQDIQGWLGRSDISITANIYSHFLYSAKRDMADSIDAALR
- the vanR gene encoding VanR-ABDEGLN family response regulator transcription factor; its protein translation is MEANILVVDDEPEIADLVGVYLKSEGFTVFTCGTAAEALACVRAQSLDLAVLDVMLPDMSGFVLCGEIRKEYHFPVIMLTAKGSDMDKITGLTIGADDYITKPFNPLELVARVKAQLRRYTRYNGTEKPPTGDVIDFNGLVINRSTHECTLYDQELNLTPIEFDILWMLCENRGQVISAERLFETVWGEKYLDRNNTVMVHIRRLREKMGEPSRDPRFIKTVWGVGYKID
- the cas3 gene encoding CRISPR-associated helicase Cas3' — encoded protein: MESYLAHIQRDPSDKIIAVQSVSEHCHNTARYAAAALEPVGLSAAGEAVGLLHDLGKYSEQFQDYIKDGAGTRGSVNHTFAGVRLLLERYHHEPPEDLADIAAELLALAVGGHHGGLFDCVDDQQKNGFRHRLTKKEIGYEEAKDNFFRFCINQEELDQRFQTALKELTPVLEYICAMTGEEASDERYDQETAFYSGLLARLLLSAVIEGDRRDTAISMNGVVFPPARSGEELEQMWFTLLTQTEEKLNTLPSKTPIDQARRTISNQCGQAAEQPGGVFRLNVPTGGGKTLSSLRFALAHARRHRKQRIIFTSPLLSILDQNAKEIRKYIQDDSLILEHHSNLVRTEENSEQLDKRELLTETWEAPVIITTLVQLLNTLFSGKTTCIRRFHSLCNSVIVIDEVQTVPSKMLSLFSLAVNFLAEICGVTVVLCSATQPCTEQIEHPIHGPIRDIVPYNPALWQVFQRTDIQSVGSMSLEQIADFAVKKLEHVDSLLIVCNKKNQSEHLYSLLKDKSFALFSLSAAMCVTHRRDTLNKLKSALGQSSQKTVCVSTQVIEAGVDISFGCVIRLSAGMDSVVQAAGRCNRNGEARPGVLAPVYLVECQQENLSHLPDIQLGKDATQELIAEFAARPEQFQHRLDSDASIEYYYRALYRREPAGHHDYCVKDRPSLFSLLSLNGQYAQEHPYYFNQAFRLAGTLFEVFEENTTDVVVPYKESEALISGLCSEKAQRDPFYLRSLLEAAKPYTVSLYQYQIDRLNEEHSLIPLQGGALGLSGHYSAETGFSMGESNLEFLWR
- a CDS encoding helix-turn-helix domain-containing protein translates to MDRRPTSYDDLPLTLSVRELMPILSVGRNTAYELIHSGQIRSVRIGRRICIPKAEVLRFLKNN
- the cas8c gene encoding type I-C CRISPR-associated protein Cas8c/Csd1, giving the protein MGLLQKACETYDAMAGRVGIMYEKEKEPLAPISHMMARPQIKITLDQNGNFITAQALEKDVPKIIIPATEESAGRTVKAAELPHPLCDYLRYLLPQNQVEYSHYVSQLSAWVNSPFSHPKLHAILNYVQDRTILADLSQAGITAEEKAMVCWEVNGLGEKLNGPCWTDQTLMKAFIDYTAAKRADTPPALCMVSGEMEAPAGQHPKGIIPINGNAKLISANDSSGFTYRGRFDDAAQAATVGYTASQKAHNALRWLVANQSVSFGGRTFVCWSPQGIQIPKVTGPMGRKGGGNVQRAATPSQYQKQLWEALSGWKEDLRPPAGVVIAAFDAATTGRLAVTYYNELLASDFLDRLHDWEVSCCWENGPYGIQSPSLFQIVSWAFGTPRNGKAEIDDRILKQQMQRLVACRVDKAPFPLDIERALVEKASHLLLYEGENRQKLLFTACAAIRKYHSKEKWDMALDKNCSDRSYLFGRLLAIADAIENSTYTDEDRRETNAIRMQKVFTLRPMATWSALWDKLAPYNKRLAQSKPKLYRYYQNMIDDILDSFSPSDSTLNQQLDDIYLLGYSHQRAYRSEKTDQQETEEES